A stretch of Linepithema humile isolate Giens D197 chromosome 3, Lhum_UNIL_v1.0, whole genome shotgun sequence DNA encodes these proteins:
- the LOC105668650 gene encoding trypsin-3-like — translation MQVELIDKTLPHAEFRFSDMQNDIGLFRLKRPLQTDAYVQYITLPSRYITDLFEICTKDCIAAGWGRHIPGSNQGSGTYLRHVQIPLIAPDKCPMTNVHPKSQLCAGLPEGGRDACQGDSGGPLLCNGTQIGIVSWGESCARPNSPGVYSRVDFYLQWLNETILRNEASKYSLQQFVITVTFTLNCLYLSM, via the exons ATGCAAGTGGAATTGATAGACAAGACATTGCCGCACGCGGAGTTTCGGTTCTCGGACATGCAAAACGATATTGGATTGTTCAGG CTGAAAAGGCCACTTCAGACAGACGCGTATGTCCAGTACATCACACTGCCTTCGAGATATATTACGGACTTGTTTGAAATATGTACAAAGGATTGTATCGCAGCTGGATGGGGTCGACATATACCTGGTTCAAAT CAAGGATCCGGTACATATTTGCGACACGTTCAAATTCCATTGATCGCGCCTGATAAATGTCCTATGACGAATGTGCATCCAAAGAGCCAATTATGCGCGGGTTTACCAGAAGGCGGTCGCGATGCTTGCCAG GGCGACAGTGGTGGACCACTGCTGTGCAACGGAACGCAAATTGGTATTGTTTCTTGGGGCGAGTCATGCGCTCGTCCGAATTCACCGGGTGTTTATTCTCGCGtggatttttatttgcagtGGTTAAATGAAACTATTCTACGGAATGAAGCCTCAAAATACTCGTTGCAACAGTTTGTGATAACAGTTACTTTCACACTTAATTGCTTATACTTATCAATGTAA
- the LOC105668760 gene encoding probable chitinase 2 — protein MSFTDVAFFTILFLGTCNVHGFPKPKHDKVVVCYVASWAAYRPGNGAFLIENLRTEHCTHLIYAFAGINASDWTIRSLDPWADMEKDGVGNYRKMTALHKQGVKVLLGVGGWNEGSANYSKMAASPDSRKAFVASTFKFLNTYGFDGLDLDWEYPGSRGGALYDKQNFVSLVKELRDIFKNRFLLTAAISAANQTINTAYDIPEISKYLDHIHVMAYDYHGAWDKQVLPNSPLRSTDGLSVENTITYLLRQGAPADKLVLGLAMYGRTFNLTKIPESLKVSPIGLPSLDTGFKGPYTSQEGFMGFNEICEALVFYPQDWTTGWDNHSSTAYAIKKDNVVVYDDHKAMIAKVEYVKKQNLAGVMIWSIDTDDFRGNCASLHGDMMFKERDYPLMRAINAALANNTTDKKKNNNNSSSVTMLSYMVFVLSIAMIYLSF, from the exons ATGTCTTTTACCGACGTGGcgttttttacgattttatttCTTGGAACTTGTAACGTTCACG gATTCCCGAAACCAAAACATGACAAAGTTGTCGTTTGTTACGTTGCCTCTTGGGCAGCCTATCGACCAGGAAATGGTGCATTTTTGATAGAAAATCTCCGTACGGAACACTGCACTCATTTAATTTACGCATTTGCTGGTATAAATGCATCAGATTGGACGATAAGAAGTCTCGATCCTTGGGCGGATATGGAAAAAGACG GAGTAGGCAACTACAGAAAGATGACTGCACTACATAAACAAGGCGTGAAAGTATTGCTCGGTGTTGGTGGATGGAATGAAGGAAGCgcaaattattcgaaaatggCTGCATCACCGGATAGTAGAAAAGCTTTTGTCGCCAGTACCTTCAAATTTCTAAA CACATACGGATTTGACGGACTGGATCTTGATTGGGAATATCCTGGGAGTCGCGGTGGTGCTTTGTATGATAAACAGAATTTTGTTAGTCTCGTAAAG GAACtgagagatatttttaaaaatcgcttCTTACTGACGGCAGCTATAAGCGCAGCCAATCAAACTATCAATACCGCGTACGATATTCCTGAAATTTCCAAATACCTTGATCACATTCATGTGATGGCATATGATTATCACGGAGCATGGGACAAACAAGTTCTACCAAATTCACCGTTGCGGAGTACGGATGGATTAAGTGtg GAAAATACTATTACGTATTTGCTACGACAAGGAGCTCCAGCTGACAAATTAGTCTTAGGACTGGCAATGTATGGAAGAACTTTCAATCTAACAAAAATACCAGAATCGCTAAAAGTAAGTCCGATTGGTTTGCCTAGTCTGGATACTGGATTCAAAGGACCTTATACTTCTCAAGAAGGCTTTATGGGATTTAACGAG ATTTGCGAGGCATTGGTATTTTATCCGCAAGATTGGACAACTGGATGGGATAACCACAGCAGCACAGCTTATGCGATTAAAAAGGACAATGTCGTGGTTTATGATGATCACAAAGCAATGATAGCCAAg GTGGAAtacgtaaaaaaacaaaatctgGCGGGTGTTATGATATGGAGCATCGATACGGACGATTTTCGAGGTAACTGTGCATCACTTCATGGTGACATGATGTTCAAGGAACGTGATTATCCTCTTATGAGAGCAATTAACGCAGCTTTGGCAAATAATACCACcgataagaagaaaaataataataactcatCATCTGTAACAATGCTCTCATACATGGTATTTGTGCTATCGATCGCGATGATTTATCTTtccttttaa